A stretch of the Papaver somniferum cultivar HN1 chromosome 6, ASM357369v1, whole genome shotgun sequence genome encodes the following:
- the LOC113288262 gene encoding probable galacturonosyltransferase 4 codes for MKLRKPVLFLLFLTVLAPIVLYTDKLVSSSKNDFGEEVSSLSFGVESRQLNLLPEEIPKTLREPIGIISSENSVLNVPESIDELPSVKSTEHKTRALSATEEDDKENPIKLVTGGFIAENESDDAGDAQNSKFVDENDKQVANENKGAQAYQQPGKTTRKSDSGDHVTNKVERPRVQTVLSDARVRHLRDQLIRARVYLGLGATRNNPHYIKELRVRMKEVQRALGDASKDSDLPRNANDKLKAMEQVLATGKQIQDDCAAVIKKLRAILHSTEEQLRVHKKQTMFLTQLAAKTLPKGLHCVPLRLSTEYYSLNSDQQQFPNQEKLEDPSLFHYALFSDNILAAAVVVNSTVSHAKDPAKHVFHIVTDRLNYAAMRMWFLANLPSQATIQVQNIEEFTWLNASYSPVLKQLGSPSMIDYYFKADRAKSDSNLKFRNPKYLSILNHLRFYLPEIFPKLNKVLFVDDDIVVQKDLSGLWSIDLKGNVNGAVETCGESFHRFDRYLDFSNPLISKNFDPHACGWAYGMNIFDLDEWKKQNRTEVYHSWQRLNHDRQLWKLGTLPPGLITFWKSTFPLHRSWHVLGLGYNPSVGQKEIDRAAVIHYNGNMKPWLEIGMPKYRNYWARFINYEQAFLRDCNINP; via the exons ATGAAGCTGAGAAAACCGGTTTTGTTCTTGTTGTTTCTCACCGTTCTTGCTCCAATCGTTCTTTATACTGATAAACTTGTTTCATCTT CTAAGAATGATTTTGGTGAAGAAGTTTCCTCTCTG AGTTTTGGAGTTGAGAGCAGGCAATTAAATCTACTTCCAGAG GAAATACCAAAGACATTGAGAGAACCGATTGGAATCATTTCTTCTGAGAATTCAGTTTTGAATGTCCCAGAGTCTATTGATG AATTGCCATCAGTGAAGTCAACAGAACATAAAACCAGAGCATTATCTGCTACAGAAGAAGACGATAAGGAAAATCCAATCAAGCTTGTCACTGGAGGGTTTATTGCAGAGAATGAGAGCGATGATGCTGGTGACGCACAGAATTCTAAATTTGTGGATGAAAATGATAAGCAGGTTGCAAATGAGAACAAG GGAGCCCAAGCATATCAGCAACCTGGAAAGACTACTAGAAAATCTGATTCAGGAGATCACGTCACTAACAAGGTTGAAAGGCCGAGAGTTCAAACAGTCTTGTCAGATGCTCGAGTTCGGCATCTTAGAGATCAGCTTATTAGGGCAAGGGTCTACCTTGGACTTGGAGCAACTCGCAATAACCCCCATTATATCAAAGAACTGCGGGTGCGGATGAAGGAAGTTCAGAGAGCACTTGGGGATGCATCTAAAGATTCTGACCTACCAAGGAA CGCAAATGACAAACTCAAGGCAATGGAGCAAGTTTTGGCCACGGGTAAGCAAATTCAAGATGATTGTGCTGCGGTGATAAAGAAGCTTCGTGCTATCCTTCATTCGACAGAAGAACAACTCAGAGTGCACAAGAAGCAGACAATGTTCTTGACACAACTCGCAGCGAAAACTCTTCCTAAAGGTCTTCATTGCGTTCCGTTGCGTCTTTCAACAGAATACTATTCATTGAATTCTGACCAGCAGCAGTTTCCCAATCAAGAAAAACTTGAGGATCCAAGTCTGTTCCACTATGCATTATTCTCAGACAACATATTGGCTGCAGCAGTGGTTGTGAATTCAACTGTTTCTCATGCTAAG GATCCAGCAAAACATGTATTTCACATTGTCACAGACAGGCTTAATTATGCTGCAATGAGAATGTGGTTTCTTGCTAATCTACCAAGCCAAGCTACTATCCAGGTTCAGAACATTGAAGAATTTACATGGCTGAACGCGAGTTATAGTCCAGTTCTGAAGCAGCTTGGTTCTCCTTCCATGATAGATTATTACTTCAAGGCTGATCGCGCAAAATCTGATTCAAACTTGAAATTTCGGAACCCCAAGTACCTTTCCATTTTAAATCATCTTCGTTTTTATCTGCCAGAAATCTTCCCCAAGCTCAACAAAGTTCTGTTTGTAGATGACGATATTGTAGTACAGAAGGATCTCAGTGGCCTTTGGTCAATAGATTTGAAAGGAAATGTAAACGGTGCAGTTGAAACTTGTGGAGAAAGCTTCCACCGGTTTGATCGTTATCTCGACTTTTCCAATCCTCTTATTTCGAAAAACTTCGATCCTCATGCTTGTGGATGGGCTTATGGAATGAATATCTTTGATTTGGACGAGTGGAAGAAGCAGAATAGAACAGAGGTTTACCATTCATGGCAAAGGCTG AATCATGACAGACAGCTATGGAAGTTGGGGACGCTACCTCCAGGTCTGATAACATTTTGGAAAAGCACATTCCCCCTGCATCGGTCGTGGCATGTGTTAGGACTTGGATACAACCCAAGTGTTGGCCAGAAGGAAATCGATAGAGCAGCCGTCATCCACTACAATGGAAACATGAAACCGTGGCTTGAGATTGGCATGCCCAAGTACAGGAACTACTGGGCTAGATTCATCAATTATGAACAAGCTTTCTTGCGTGACTGCAACATTAATCCATAA